One genomic window of Undibacterium cyanobacteriorum includes the following:
- a CDS encoding TAXI family TRAP transporter solute-binding subunit, translating to MKKLRFTLFSVKDAVLAFGPMTVLLLALLFATWYFVEPAPSHTVDFVGGQENSAYDAFAKAYATELAKNDIKVVVHHSQGSLENMAQIRDMDSVIDIGFVQSGSTNQEEAQAQGLISLGSLFYEPVWIFYRSKKEFDSIAQFKGMRVNLGPDGYGVHKLFSQIVDINGLNDGDFQLSQLDNPIGTAAFLDGKIDVVVMSAASDSLLVQMLLQTPNVRLFDFAQAEAYTRRLPFLSHVILPRGIVDIGKDLPARDYHLLAPTATLVAHESLHPALVSLFLQAAKKIHGNANWLSDQAEFPSDRFTEIPVAPQAEKFYRNGPPFLQRYLSFWMANFLERMWVVLLTFGALALPLSKVIPPLYRWRIRSRVYRWYGQLRAVEMALDHVDPAERDQVLAQQLQRLDEIEEKVNQISIPLSFADELYGLRSHINFVRQRLRNAA from the coding sequence ATGAAGAAATTGCGTTTTACCTTGTTCTCTGTAAAAGATGCAGTTCTCGCATTTGGCCCGATGACTGTCTTGCTGTTGGCTTTGTTGTTCGCCACTTGGTATTTTGTCGAGCCTGCTCCGAGTCACACTGTCGATTTTGTGGGCGGGCAGGAAAATAGCGCCTACGATGCTTTTGCCAAGGCTTATGCGACCGAACTTGCGAAAAACGATATCAAGGTGGTGGTGCACCATTCGCAAGGTTCCTTAGAAAATATGGCTCAGATTCGTGACATGGATTCTGTCATTGATATCGGTTTCGTTCAGAGTGGTTCGACAAATCAAGAAGAGGCGCAGGCACAAGGCTTAATTTCACTCGGTAGTTTGTTCTACGAACCAGTTTGGATTTTTTATCGATCAAAGAAGGAATTCGATTCGATCGCACAGTTCAAAGGGATGCGAGTTAATCTCGGTCCTGATGGTTACGGAGTTCATAAACTCTTTTCTCAAATCGTCGACATTAATGGTTTGAATGATGGCGACTTTCAACTGTCGCAACTGGACAATCCTATCGGAACAGCAGCTTTCCTCGACGGTAAGATTGATGTTGTGGTGATGAGCGCAGCGTCTGATTCGTTGCTTGTGCAAATGCTGCTGCAAACACCCAATGTGCGTCTGTTTGATTTCGCGCAGGCTGAAGCGTACACGCGGCGTCTACCTTTTTTATCACATGTGATTCTGCCGCGCGGCATCGTTGATATTGGCAAAGACTTACCCGCACGTGATTACCATTTGCTTGCTCCGACGGCGACCTTGGTAGCGCATGAAAGCCTGCACCCTGCTTTGGTGAGTTTGTTCTTGCAAGCGGCCAAGAAAATTCATGGCAATGCCAATTGGCTCAGTGATCAAGCCGAGTTTCCTTCCGATCGCTTTACCGAGATTCCCGTGGCCCCACAAGCCGAAAAATTCTATCGGAACGGCCCGCCGTTTTTACAGCGCTACTTGAGTTTTTGGATGGCCAACTTCCTCGAGCGCATGTGGGTTGTGTTGCTAACGTTTGGGGCGCTCGCGCTACCACTCTCCAAAGTGATTCCACCTTTGTATCGGTGGCGCATCCGTTCTCGTGTGTATCGTTGGTATGGACAACTGCGTGCCGTAGAAATGGCGCTTGATCATGTTGACCCTGCAGAGCGAGATCAGGTGTTAGCTCAACAGTTACAACGCCTCGATGAGATCGAAGAAAAGGTGAATCAAATTTCGATTCCCCTATCTTTTGCTGACGAATTGTATGGCCTTCGTAGTCACATCAATTTTGTACGACAGCGCTTGCGAAATGCTGCGTGA
- a CDS encoding DUF3820 family protein, with translation MQSEDLLLLVTRKMPYGKYEGRIMADLPGHYLAWFAREGFPQGEIGRLLEIMYEIDHNNLRDLLTPLRSNLTRPFAK, from the coding sequence ATGCAAAGCGAAGATCTACTGCTACTTGTCACCCGTAAAATGCCTTACGGAAAATACGAAGGCCGCATCATGGCGGATCTCCCCGGCCACTATCTGGCTTGGTTTGCTCGTGAAGGTTTTCCGCAAGGTGAAATCGGACGACTATTGGAAATCATGTACGAGATCGACCACAATAACTTACGTGATTTGCTGACACCTTTGCGATCCAACCTCACCCGGCCGTTTGCAAAATAA
- a CDS encoding two-component regulator propeller domain-containing protein: MFGEGKTLARIVYLCACSLFFSALYSPVYASSKQTLRFSHIGKEQGLQDGSVPTILQDQQGLIWFGTASGLARYDGRKMTRWNANPEDPQSLSNPLVAALLEGDHQELWIGTAAGLDRLDLRNDRIERVNMPEAMSLQQRRIWSLAHADQGRIWVATQFQLMRFNPSAAPNQQFESIRLQGDPGALIRAMIPDGAGGVWAAVGSIISHVSVTGKISLQFDVASNATPSERIQHAVRSLTIDHQNKLWVGTQSGLQVWDVSGTTAQPDPIVERLKLKQGRVFALFKDEEQSIWIGYGDNFGLTRVRRLPSEEIEVFTHSPAIPTSIAGNSIASLLQDRSGTLWVGTWGNGTSLVDLRKKGFTNYAHVAEDVNSLSNDAAMAISPEQDDHVWIGTYGGGLNYLDLKSGKVERIPIAQTQARNIKAMLRQSKDEMWLGGDDGLHLFHLKNRRSRTIPLNLNTPGGGSISSIIKDHKGDIWAGSAAGLYRIDSSFKVHTYRARSTATVTEDVAKKEAETVTNHGSLTHDTVDCLLEDKQHNLWIGTKGGIQLWNHVTQTFSQPIKPTQALKNPARLSIYGLHQDEQERIWVGTSYGLYQLVRNGDAWELQSWRHVKGMPEGWIINVQHDQQGDLWLGAEQGLVHLKLHQNQARIYSSTDGPIEGSFNFGANTMLKDGRLLFGSIGVLAFNPRELKENDTPVRVVLSDLLEFNQSLSDPTTEESHSTHQRSSLAELGIEGMLRDARAIFLSPKQAMISFEFAPLQFYFSKNNRLAWKLEGFDRDWIYGKPGEGLATYTNLDQGDYVLRVKAANASGIWNEDAYQLKVHVSPPFWKSWWFLSLLGLVSISLLYMAYRLRIQFLTRHQMKLEQQVAARTQEVFEQKEQLKTEKEIAERERELADKARHTILLLSEIGREISASLDINTIQSIFYAHVAKLMDADVYGIGMVDWEKRTVNFERIMDRGVPAEPFQRSLDDPQQPSARCVLEKAEILIDKLDFAINIINDIDQGVRPAKRIDGSFAAAARSAIYIPLVVREQVIGVITVLSVRENAYQSTHLDMLRTLGAYAAVALDKAAAYEHLKLTQSKLVEQEKLAALGSIVAGVAHELNTPIGNSLLVASTLKERNDNFLQMIQAGTLKRSEMEKFCTASTEAMEIIVRNLDTSAQLVSSFKQISTDQTSNQRRQFRLHTICEEICMTLAARLRREQHELELEIDHDIQMDSYPGALGQVISNLIINAVIHGFDGRLGGHIRIIGKRSSAQKVSLRIKDDGKGIATKNLHRIFEPFFTTRLGQGGSGLGLHISYNIVTSVLGGSITVSSIEGEGASFQLELPITAPTLQESGIDASGKPKSISM; encoded by the coding sequence ATGTTTGGTGAAGGCAAAACCTTAGCAAGAATTGTATACCTTTGCGCGTGCAGCCTTTTCTTTAGCGCGCTCTACTCTCCTGTCTACGCCAGTTCCAAGCAAACCTTAAGATTTAGCCACATCGGCAAAGAACAAGGCTTACAAGATGGGTCGGTACCCACGATATTACAAGATCAGCAGGGCTTAATTTGGTTCGGTACCGCTTCTGGCTTAGCTCGCTACGACGGTCGCAAGATGACCCGTTGGAACGCGAATCCGGAAGACCCACAAAGTCTCAGTAATCCCTTAGTTGCCGCCCTGCTCGAAGGTGATCATCAAGAGCTGTGGATCGGCACTGCAGCAGGGCTCGATCGATTAGATCTCCGTAACGATCGAATTGAGCGGGTCAACATGCCCGAAGCAATGTCTCTCCAACAACGACGAATTTGGTCACTGGCGCATGCAGATCAAGGAAGAATATGGGTCGCGACGCAGTTTCAATTAATGCGTTTTAATCCGAGCGCAGCACCCAATCAACAATTTGAGAGCATACGCTTACAAGGAGATCCCGGAGCCCTTATCCGAGCGATGATACCCGACGGCGCAGGTGGTGTATGGGCTGCAGTTGGCTCTATCATTTCGCATGTGAGTGTGACTGGCAAGATTAGTTTGCAATTCGATGTAGCATCCAATGCGACACCCAGTGAACGGATTCAGCACGCGGTGCGCAGCCTTACCATCGATCATCAGAACAAGCTCTGGGTTGGCACGCAAAGCGGCTTACAAGTGTGGGACGTTAGCGGTACGACAGCGCAACCCGATCCTATCGTCGAACGACTTAAATTAAAACAAGGTCGAGTCTTCGCTCTTTTCAAAGACGAGGAGCAATCGATCTGGATCGGCTATGGTGACAATTTTGGCCTCACTCGGGTACGCCGGCTACCCTCTGAAGAAATCGAAGTCTTTACACATTCTCCAGCGATTCCAACCAGTATTGCCGGCAATTCGATCGCCTCCCTACTACAAGATCGCTCTGGTACGCTGTGGGTTGGGACCTGGGGCAATGGCACCAGTTTAGTTGACCTTCGAAAAAAGGGTTTTACCAACTATGCCCATGTCGCTGAGGACGTGAATAGTCTCAGCAATGACGCTGCCATGGCGATTAGCCCTGAGCAAGATGACCACGTGTGGATAGGCACTTACGGCGGTGGTCTCAATTATCTCGATCTCAAAAGCGGGAAGGTTGAACGGATTCCTATTGCGCAGACCCAAGCCAGAAATATCAAGGCTATGCTGCGGCAATCGAAGGATGAGATGTGGCTAGGCGGTGATGATGGGCTACATTTGTTTCATTTAAAGAATCGTCGTTCGCGAACCATACCGCTGAATTTGAATACGCCTGGTGGTGGTTCGATTAGTTCAATTATCAAAGACCATAAGGGCGATATTTGGGCTGGAAGTGCTGCCGGCTTGTATCGTATTGACTCGAGCTTCAAGGTTCATACCTATCGTGCAAGAAGCACAGCTACTGTTACAGAAGATGTCGCAAAAAAAGAAGCCGAAACGGTGACAAACCATGGCTCACTCACGCATGACACCGTCGATTGTCTGCTCGAAGACAAACAGCATAATCTTTGGATTGGTACCAAGGGTGGTATTCAACTTTGGAATCATGTCACCCAAACCTTCAGCCAGCCGATCAAACCAACTCAGGCTCTCAAAAATCCCGCTCGGCTATCGATCTACGGTTTGCATCAAGATGAGCAAGAACGTATCTGGGTCGGCACGTCTTATGGTTTATATCAATTAGTACGCAACGGCGACGCATGGGAATTACAATCTTGGCGCCACGTCAAAGGAATGCCCGAAGGTTGGATCATTAATGTACAGCATGATCAACAAGGCGATCTTTGGCTAGGTGCCGAGCAAGGCCTCGTCCATCTCAAACTTCATCAAAATCAAGCGCGTATTTATTCCAGCACAGATGGCCCGATTGAAGGAAGCTTCAACTTCGGAGCCAATACCATGCTCAAAGATGGCCGGCTCCTATTCGGATCAATCGGCGTACTGGCATTCAACCCCCGCGAGCTGAAAGAAAACGATACGCCCGTTCGAGTTGTACTTTCCGATCTTCTCGAATTCAACCAATCTCTTAGCGATCCGACCACCGAAGAATCTCATTCAACACACCAGCGCAGTAGCCTCGCAGAACTCGGCATTGAAGGCATGCTGAGAGATGCGCGCGCGATCTTTCTCTCTCCCAAGCAAGCGATGATTAGTTTCGAGTTTGCACCACTACAATTTTACTTCAGTAAAAATAATCGCTTGGCATGGAAACTAGAGGGTTTCGATCGCGATTGGATTTATGGCAAACCTGGCGAAGGGCTCGCAACTTATACTAATCTCGATCAAGGCGACTATGTGTTGCGGGTCAAAGCTGCTAATGCATCAGGCATATGGAATGAAGACGCTTATCAACTCAAAGTACACGTCTCACCGCCATTTTGGAAAAGTTGGTGGTTTCTTTCCCTGCTAGGTCTCGTATCGATTAGCTTACTGTACATGGCATATCGTCTCAGAATCCAATTCCTGACGCGACATCAAATGAAGCTAGAACAACAGGTCGCGGCACGAACACAAGAAGTGTTCGAACAAAAAGAACAACTCAAAACGGAAAAGGAAATCGCTGAACGTGAACGTGAACTCGCCGACAAAGCACGCCATACAATTTTACTTCTCAGTGAAATCGGACGAGAGATCAGCGCTTCTCTGGATATCAACACGATACAGTCTATTTTCTACGCACATGTCGCAAAATTGATGGACGCCGATGTGTATGGCATCGGGATGGTGGACTGGGAAAAACGCACTGTGAATTTCGAGCGCATCATGGATCGCGGTGTGCCCGCCGAGCCTTTTCAACGTAGCCTCGATGATCCTCAACAGCCTTCTGCGCGTTGCGTTCTCGAAAAAGCAGAAATCTTAATCGACAAACTCGACTTCGCCATCAATATCATCAATGACATCGACCAAGGCGTTCGCCCGGCGAAGCGTATCGACGGTAGTTTTGCCGCTGCTGCACGTTCCGCCATCTACATACCCTTAGTGGTCCGTGAACAAGTCATTGGTGTTATCACCGTCCTCAGCGTTCGGGAAAATGCGTATCAGTCCACCCACCTCGACATGTTGCGAACACTGGGCGCTTACGCCGCGGTCGCACTCGACAAGGCGGCCGCCTATGAGCATCTCAAACTCACGCAAAGCAAATTAGTCGAACAGGAAAAACTCGCAGCACTAGGTTCCATCGTTGCTGGTGTTGCACATGAACTCAATACACCGATTGGCAACAGCCTTCTCGTTGCCAGCACACTCAAAGAACGCAACGACAATTTCCTTCAAATGATACAAGCTGGCACGCTGAAACGTTCGGAGATGGAGAAATTTTGTACGGCATCGACCGAGGCTATGGAGATCATTGTGCGCAATCTCGACACTTCGGCTCAATTGGTCTCTAGCTTTAAACAGATCTCGACCGACCAGACCTCAAACCAACGACGCCAATTCCGATTACATACGATTTGCGAAGAAATCTGCATGACCTTAGCAGCGCGGCTAAGACGCGAGCAGCATGAACTCGAGCTTGAGATCGATCACGACATTCAAATGGATAGCTATCCCGGTGCTCTTGGGCAAGTAATCAGTAATCTCATTATCAACGCCGTGATACACGGTTTCGATGGTCGGCTCGGTGGACACATCCGCATCATTGGGAAACGATCAAGCGCGCAGAAAGTCAGTTTGCGTATCAAGGACGATGGGAAAGGTATCGCGACAAAAAACCTTCATCGTATTTTTGAGCCCTTCTTCACGACTCGTCTGGGGCAAGGCGGTAGCGGACTTGGCTTACACATCAGCTATAACATCGTGACATCGGTTTTAGGTGGCAGCATTACTGTCAGCAGCATCGAGGGCGAAGGCGCAAGTTTTCAGCTTGAGCTGCCGATCACCGCACCTACCCTTCAAGAAAGCGGCATCGACGCGTCAGGCAAACCTAAATCTATATCGATGTGA
- a CDS encoding outer membrane beta-barrel protein — MLNLKRTLTSGLSLIASVSALALSGSAFAGDTSIGGAWAVRTNSDLGCVANAPCERASKTSGKIYGDYSLSVTPYNGFSITQSVEGMLYQVGASKASFNTGSGVKSGNGKSNGAGIFYKVDLGTDDFGVTAKLGTSYAHGSVDFIGGGSESEKAWFMPAGGIGFRVNLNKNWALTADWDRLPVKYSNTSNSKSKNDMYSLGVAYKF; from the coding sequence ATGTTGAACTTAAAACGCACACTCACCTCCGGCCTATCCCTGATCGCATCAGTAAGCGCATTGGCATTGAGCGGCAGCGCATTTGCTGGCGACACGAGCATCGGCGGCGCCTGGGCCGTACGCACAAATTCTGACTTAGGCTGCGTCGCCAACGCCCCTTGCGAGCGCGCATCCAAAACGAGCGGCAAGATTTATGGCGATTACAGCCTTTCAGTAACTCCTTACAACGGCTTCAGCATCACCCAAAGTGTGGAAGGAATGCTGTACCAAGTCGGCGCAAGCAAAGCCAGTTTCAACACAGGCTCTGGCGTTAAGAGCGGCAATGGCAAATCAAACGGCGCCGGTATTTTCTACAAAGTTGACCTCGGCACGGATGACTTCGGTGTCACCGCCAAACTCGGCACCAGCTATGCGCATGGCTCAGTCGATTTTATCGGTGGTGGATCTGAATCCGAAAAAGCATGGTTTATGCCGGCCGGCGGTATCGGCTTCCGCGTCAACCTGAATAAGAACTGGGCTCTCACCGCTGACTGGGATCGCCTGCCAGTCAAATACAGCAATACAAGCAATAGCAAATCAAAAAATGATATGTACTCGCTTGGCGTTGCATACAAGTTCTAA
- a CDS encoding helix-turn-helix domain-containing protein produces the protein MSSPELLLDVLRTELRRVGMTYKQLANLIDMSESSIKRMFGQKDMTLSRLAQICKVAEISLEDVLRQAADVTPQADHLTLAQEKALMENPKLLLVAISCLGHWTFEQIIETYTLTEAECVLCMIELDKHELIELKPMNRYRLRVSPAFRWRADGPIQAFFKEKVVADYFEGRFDGTGESLMCVPARLSQNSAREIQQKIQHLAAEIARLQQEDRRLPPEDRDGFTLMLGFRSWEFSAFTALRRPSTMANAKTTVVHQIGPKNK, from the coding sequence ATGAGTTCACCTGAGTTATTGCTTGATGTACTAAGAACAGAGCTGCGTCGTGTAGGGATGACCTACAAACAATTGGCAAATTTGATTGATATGAGCGAGTCGAGTATCAAGCGCATGTTCGGCCAAAAAGATATGACATTGTCGCGCTTGGCGCAGATCTGCAAAGTCGCTGAAATTTCTCTGGAAGATGTGTTGCGGCAAGCAGCGGATGTTACACCTCAAGCGGATCATCTCACCTTGGCGCAAGAAAAGGCGCTCATGGAAAATCCGAAATTGCTCTTAGTGGCGATTTCATGTCTCGGCCATTGGACCTTTGAGCAGATCATCGAAACTTACACGCTGACCGAAGCTGAGTGCGTACTATGCATGATTGAACTCGATAAGCACGAGTTGATTGAGTTGAAACCGATGAATCGTTATCGCTTGCGAGTTTCTCCGGCCTTCCGCTGGCGTGCCGATGGTCCAATCCAAGCTTTCTTTAAAGAGAAGGTGGTCGCAGATTATTTCGAAGGGCGTTTCGATGGCACTGGTGAATCGTTGATGTGTGTGCCAGCACGCTTATCACAAAACAGCGCACGTGAAATCCAACAAAAGATTCAACATTTAGCGGCCGAAATTGCACGTCTGCAGCAAGAAGATCGACGCTTGCCACCCGAGGATAGAGATGGCTTCACATTGATGCTGGGATTCCGTTCTTGGGAATTCTCTGCTTTCACTGCTTTGCGTCGACCAAGCACGATGGCCAACGCAAAGACGACCGTGGTTCACCAAATCGGGCCCAAGAATAAGTAG
- a CDS encoding M14 family zinc carboxypeptidase codes for MTNVDRSAYPTPYELGNQNQTTTLADCIAYYQTLAADFPQVLRLFQIGVSDAGVAMYAGVITADGVFDRAQLKAAGRPVFFNNNGIHPGEPEGIDSCMALVRDFCVDEKRRAALGKTVFLFIPVYNVDGSLNRQNTSRVNQEGPEMFGFRANSRNLDLNRDFIKCDSLAAAVFNRFFTEWDPDVMVDTHTSNGADYSYTMTLIQTQADKLGDDLGPFLRNTMLPEIYAKMEQRGWPTCPYVNPVKVTPDDGIEDFLEVPRFSTGFAALHHTIGFMPETHMLKPYGDRYDSMRALVEVVLDFTIANASHIQDLRAQARAATRARTAWPVTWRADHTRPSSFRFKGYEAVYSPSKIGNYQRLSYDRSKPWEKDITYYDHFVADIVVQTPKAYLIPQAWREAIERLRWNGVELTVLAHDQQFTVQSYLVKAVKSRANPYEGHMFHDQVELEKRDEVVQARAGDILVYLDQANARYAVETLEPQAHDSFFRWGFFNSVLEKKEAYSDYVFEDSAYEMLQSEPELAAKFEAWKAAHPELLSDQTAVLDFIFANGQRFHEPEWRRYPVFAVLAS; via the coding sequence ATGACAAATGTAGATCGAAGCGCGTATCCTACACCGTACGAGTTAGGGAATCAAAATCAAACCACTACGTTGGCTGACTGCATTGCCTACTACCAAACTTTGGCGGCAGATTTCCCACAAGTTTTGCGCTTGTTTCAGATTGGTGTTTCCGACGCTGGCGTCGCCATGTATGCGGGCGTGATTACAGCCGATGGTGTGTTTGATCGTGCGCAACTCAAGGCCGCAGGGCGTCCCGTGTTTTTCAATAACAATGGCATCCATCCCGGTGAACCAGAGGGGATTGATTCATGCATGGCCTTGGTGCGTGATTTTTGTGTGGATGAGAAGCGCCGCGCGGCTTTGGGTAAGACGGTCTTTTTGTTTATCCCGGTCTATAACGTGGACGGTAGCCTCAATCGACAAAATACCTCACGCGTGAATCAAGAAGGTCCTGAGATGTTTGGTTTTCGTGCCAATAGCCGTAACCTTGATTTGAATCGTGATTTCATCAAATGCGACAGCTTAGCGGCCGCCGTATTTAATCGATTTTTTACCGAGTGGGATCCCGATGTGATGGTCGATACCCACACTTCGAATGGTGCTGATTACAGCTATACCATGACCTTGATTCAAACGCAGGCGGATAAATTGGGTGATGACTTGGGCCCGTTTTTGCGCAATACCATGCTGCCTGAAATCTACGCCAAGATGGAGCAACGTGGTTGGCCAACCTGTCCGTACGTGAACCCGGTCAAAGTAACACCAGACGATGGTATCGAAGACTTCCTTGAAGTGCCTCGCTTCTCGACCGGTTTTGCCGCTCTGCATCATACGATTGGCTTTATGCCAGAAACCCACATGCTCAAGCCCTACGGTGATCGTTATGATTCTATGCGTGCGTTGGTGGAGGTGGTGTTGGACTTTACGATCGCCAATGCGAGCCACATTCAAGACTTAAGGGCACAGGCGAGAGCGGCAACGCGTGCTCGCACCGCTTGGCCGGTGACTTGGCGTGCTGATCATACACGTCCCTCTAGCTTCCGTTTTAAGGGCTATGAAGCCGTCTATTCGCCAAGTAAGATTGGTAATTATCAACGCCTTTCATATGACCGCAGTAAGCCATGGGAAAAGGACATCACCTACTACGATCATTTCGTAGCCGACATCGTCGTGCAAACTCCCAAGGCCTATTTGATTCCACAAGCATGGCGCGAAGCGATCGAACGCTTGCGTTGGAATGGTGTTGAATTGACGGTCTTGGCGCACGATCAGCAATTCACGGTGCAGTCATATCTGGTGAAAGCAGTAAAGAGTCGAGCCAATCCGTATGAAGGACACATGTTCCATGACCAAGTCGAGTTAGAGAAACGCGATGAAGTAGTGCAAGCAAGAGCTGGTGATATTCTCGTTTATTTGGATCAAGCCAATGCTCGCTACGCTGTCGAAACCTTAGAGCCTCAAGCCCATGATAGTTTCTTCCGATGGGGCTTCTTCAACAGCGTTCTAGAGAAAAAAGAAGCCTATTCGGACTACGTATTTGAGGATAGTGCTTACGAGATGTTGCAGAGTGAACCTGAGTTGGCGGCGAAATTTGAAGCTTGGAAAGCGGCGCATCCTGAATTGTTAAGCGACCAAACCGCGGTGCTGGACTTCATTTTTGCTAACGGTCAGCGCTTTCATGAACCGGAGTGGCGTCGTTATCCGGTATTTGCAGTGCTTGCCTCATAA
- a CDS encoding competence/damage-inducible protein A, with translation MTAFGLIIVGDEILSGKRQDQHLSKVIALLKERGLSLSWAEYVGDDRERLTAILQRSFASGDVVFSTGGIGATPDDHTRQCAAAALGLDLELHPDAKRLIQERIMEMASTADKPADLNTPDHLHRLKMGEFPQGAELIPNPFNKIPGFAIRQHYFVPGFPVMAWPMLAWVLDTHYSHLFHQVPHTEKSLLVFEVAESTLTPMMEQLEQKYPDVKVFSLPSVGSENIRRHIELGVKGHPEHVHAAFAEMIEVLDGFHMEYESTLESE, from the coding sequence ATGACGGCATTCGGTTTGATCATTGTTGGCGATGAGATCCTTTCAGGCAAACGTCAAGATCAACACTTGAGTAAAGTAATTGCTTTGTTGAAGGAACGCGGTTTGAGTTTATCTTGGGCCGAATATGTAGGTGACGATAGGGAAAGGCTGACCGCGATACTGCAACGTAGTTTTGCGAGTGGCGATGTGGTGTTCAGCACAGGTGGGATTGGTGCGACGCCTGACGATCATACACGCCAGTGTGCCGCGGCTGCATTAGGCTTGGACTTGGAGTTGCACCCAGACGCGAAGCGCTTAATCCAAGAACGCATTATGGAAATGGCTTCAACCGCTGATAAACCAGCTGATTTGAATACGCCCGACCATTTGCACCGATTGAAAATGGGTGAATTCCCTCAAGGCGCGGAGTTGATCCCCAACCCCTTCAATAAGATCCCCGGCTTTGCGATTCGGCAGCATTACTTCGTGCCGGGATTTCCCGTGATGGCATGGCCGATGTTGGCGTGGGTGCTCGATACGCATTACTCTCATCTATTCCACCAAGTTCCCCACACAGAAAAATCTCTATTGGTCTTTGAAGTGGCAGAATCCACACTGACGCCGATGATGGAGCAACTAGAGCAAAAATATCCGGATGTGAAGGTGTTTAGCTTGCCGAGTGTGGGCAGTGAAAATATCCGACGTCATATCGAACTCGGTGTCAAAGGCCATCCCGAGCATGTGCATGCAGCATTTGCTGAGATGATCGAAGTCCTTGATGGTTTTCATATGGAATACGAAAGTACGCTCGAAAGTGAATAA